A section of the Fusarium falciforme chromosome 8, complete sequence genome encodes:
- a CDS encoding Putative dipeptidyl-aminopeptidase B yields the protein MSSALSPEGDRRYSDDSLSSVSTTSLVFERIQEKTEMDADKDKEKDPRALDDEDPLRDEDDLETGPFLGPGASLHREPMDRGLRRILIIVAVVFIGGWLAGLGIFIASGSYHHESDTEHDPDANSRGSGKSLSMDQLFDGTWSPKYHSISWIAGPKGEDGLLLEVGASNKPYIVVEDIRSDKNVATRDDAKTKASNSRTLMENPFFEYNGKQYSPQWSEPSPDLTKVLLGVSRKKNWRHSFSAIYFVLDVETQEAEPLVPDQVDARIQLASWSPKSDAVSFTRENNLYIRRLTGDKDVTQITKDGGPEYFYGIPDWVYEEEVFSGRSATWWSDDGKYLAFLRTNETGVPEYPVQFFIERPSGTTPEEGEEAYPEVEQIKYPKAGAHNPVVDLQFYDIGKKDTFSVEIDGAFADDDRIINNLLWAGDKAIVKQTNRVSDILKVVLVDVPSRKGKTINTINVDEIDGGWFEISHKMTYIPADPKNGREHDGYVDSVIHEGYDHLAYFTPLDNSEPIMLTKGNWEVDDAPSAVDLANNLVYFIAAKESSIQRHVYSVKLDGSDLQALTDTKTEAYYDASFSKGAGFVFLSYRGPKVPTQKVISTPVSASSYERIIEDNAELADRARRHELPILKYGTLDLEDGVKVNYVERRPPHFDAKKQYPVLFHQYSGPGSQSVTKRFAVDFQAYVAAALGYLVITVDPRGTGFLGRKHRVTVRSKLGVHESHDHIAAAASFASRPYVDAERLAIWGWSYGGFTTLKTLEQDAGRTFSYGMAVAPVTDWRFYDSIYTERYMRTPQDNPDGYDLSKVANATALGQNKRFLLMHGVADDNVHFQNSLTLLDDLDLAGVENYDVHVFPDSDHSIYFHNGNRIVYDKLRNWLINAFNGEWLKVSNPQPHKDPVEKEKRHMVPQALV from the exons ATGTCGTCCGCATTATCCCCCGAGGGCGACCGTCGCTACTCGGACGATTCGCTTTCCTCGGTTTCCACTACGAGCCTCGTATTTGAGAGAATACAGGAAAAGACAGAGATGGAcgccgacaaggacaaggagaaggacccTCGCGCccttgacgacgaggatccCCTCAgggacgaggatgaccttGAGACGGGTCCGTTCCTCGGTCCTGGAGCTTCGCTTCACCGTGAGCCCATGGACAGGGGATTGCGCCGGATTCTGATCATTGTCGCCGTCGTCTTTATCGGTGGATGGCTCGCCGGTCTCGGCATCTTTATCGCATCGGGTTCATACCATCATGAGAGTGACACCGAGCACGATCCAGATGCCAATTCGCGTGGCTCAGGCAAGTCCCTTTCTATGGATCAGCTGTTTGACGGTACCTGGTCGCCCAAGTACCATAGCATTAGCTGGATCGCCGGCCCCAAGGGAGAGGACGGCctgcttctcgaggtcgGGGCCAGTAACAAACCCTACATCGTCGTTGAGGATATTCGCAGTGACAAGAATGTCGCGACGCGCGATGACGCAAAGACCAAGGCTTCCAACTCGCGCACTCTCATGGAGAACCCCTTTTTTGAATACAACGGCAAGCAGTACTCCCCTCAGTGGTCTGAACCCAGCCCAGACCTAACCAAGGTCCTCCTCGGTGTCTCCCGGAAGAAGAACTGGCGACACTCTTTTAGCGCCATCTACTTTGTCCTCGACGTTGAGACCCAAGAGGCTGAGCCTCTCGTCCCCGACCAAGTCGATGCTAGGATCCAGCTCGCCTCATGGAGCCCCAAGAGCGACGCCGTCTCCTTCACCAGGGAGAACAACCTCTACATCCGCCGTCTGACAGGTGACAAGGACGTTACCCAGATCACCAAGGACGGCGGCCCTGAGTACTTTTACGGTATTCCTGACTGGGTGTATGAGGAAGAAGTCTTCAGCGGACGCAGCGCTACTTGGTGGTCCGACGATGGCAAGTACCTGGCCTTCCTCCGCACCAATGAGACGGGCGTCCCCGAGTATCCCGTTCAGTTCTTCATTGAGCGTCCCAGTGGCACAACCCctgaggagggcgaggaggcgtATCCCGAGGTGGAGCAGATCAAGTACCCCAAGGCTGGCGCCCATAACCCGGTCGTGGATCTTCAGTTCTACGACATTGGCAAGAAGGATACCTTCTCTGTCGAGATTGACGGCGCATTTGCTGATGACGATCGCATCATTAACAACCTCCTCTGGGCTGGCGACAAGGCCATCGTCAAGCAGACCAACCGCGTCAGCGACATTCTCAAGGTTGTGCTCGTAGACGTTCCTTCTCGCAAGGGCAAAactatcaacaccatcaacgtCGATGAGATTGACGGCGGTTGGTTTGAGATTTCACACAAGATGACATACATCCCTGCTGATCCTAAGAATGGCCGTGAGCACGATGGATACGTCGACTCTGTCATTCATGAGGGATACGACCACCTTGCTTACTTCACGCCGCTTGACAACTCGGAGCCTATCATGCTCACAAAGGGCAACTGGGAGGTCGACGATGCGCCCTCGGCTGTGGATCTTGCAAACAACCTTGTCTACTTCATTGCCGCCAAGGAGTCCTCCATCCAGCGTCATGTCTACTCGGTTAAGCTCGATGGCAGCGACCTCCAAGCTTTGACGGACACCAAGACCGAGGCCTACTATgacgcctccttctccaagggAGCCGGCTTCGTCTTCCTATCTTACCGCGGCCCCAAGGTTCCTACACAAAAGGTCATCTCCACGCCGGTGAGCGCCTCTTCGTACGAGCGCATCATCGAGGACAACGCTGAGCTCGCCGATCGCGCCCGTCGACACGAGCTCCCTATCCTCAAGTACGGCACCTTGGATCTCGAGGACGGTGTCAAGGTCAATTACGTCGAACGCCGCCCGCCTCACTTCGATGCTAAGAAGCAGTACCCTGTCCTCTTCCACCAGTACTCGGGCCCAGGCTCCCAGTCCGTCACCAAGCGCTTTGCCGTCGACTTCCAGGCCTACGTCGCCGCTGCCCTGGGCTACCTGGTCATCACCGTGGACCCCCGCGGCACTGGCTTCCTCGGCCGTAAGCACCGCGTCACGGTCCGCTCCAAGCTCGGTGTCCACGAGTCTCACGACCacatcgccgccgccgcgtcCTTTGCATCCCGGCCCTACGTCGACGCCGAGCGCCTCGCCATCTGGGGCTGGTCCTATGGCGGCTTCACCACCCTCAAGACTCTTGAGCAGGATGCCGGTCGCACTTTCAGCTACGGCATGGCCGTCGCCCCTGTCACGGATTGGCGCTTCTACGACAGCATCTACACGGAGCGTTACATGCGCACGCCCCAGGATAACCCCGACGGCTATGACCTGTCCAAGGTCGCCAACGCCACCGCCCTCGGGCAGAACAAGCGCTTCCTCCTCATGCATGGAGTTGCAGATGACAATGTCCACTTCCAGAACTCGCTCACCCTgcttgatgaccttgatcTGGCGGGTGTTGAGAACTATGATGTTCATGTCTTCCCAGACAGTGATCATAGCATTTATTTCCACAATGGCAACCGCATTGTTTACGACA AACTCCGAAACTGGCTCATCAACGCCTTCAACGGCGAGTGGCTCAAGGTCTCGAATCCTCAGCCACACAAGGATCCagtcgagaaggagaagcgtcATATGGTTCCTCAGGCATTGGTTTAG
- a CDS encoding Clathrin heavy chain has protein sequence MAPLPIKFQELVQLANVGVDTQSIGFNSCTLESDSYVCVREKKSEAAQPEVVIIELKNGNNVTRRPIKADSAIMHWNRQVIALKAQSRTLQIFDLEQKKKLKSCTMNEDVQFWKWISENELGLVTTSSVYHWNVYDAGQDAPVKVFERNANLNGCQIINYRVNTDGKWMVVVGISSQQGRVVGAMQLYSKDRGISQAIEGHAAAFGTLRLEGAPQDTKLFSFAVRTATGAKLHIVEVDHAESNPVFQKKAVDMFFPPEATSDFPVALQISQKYGVVYMVTKYGFIHLYDLETASCIFMNRISSETIFTTCTDNDSSGIVGINRKGQVLFVTIDDANVIPYLLQNPANTEMAIKMASRAGLPGADNLYARQFEQLFNSGNYLEAAKIAANSPRGFLRTAETIEKFKRLPAQPGQMAFTLQYFGMLLDKGALNRHETIELAQPVLQQNRKHLLEKWLKEGKLDCSEQLGDMVRPYDVGMALTIYLKADVPQKVVAGFAETGQFDKILPYSAQTGYQPDYIQLLQHITRVNPEKGAEFASALANSEQGPLVDFERVCDIFQGQGLIQQATAFLLDALKENKPEHARLQTRLLEMNLMHAPQVAEAILGNEMFTHFDKSRIAQLCEQANLPQKALELYEDPESIKRVIVNIPGSPNFNPEWLTTFFGKLSVEQSLDCLDAMMKSNIRQNLQSVVTIATKYSDLLGAVRLIDLFEKYKTAEGLFYYLGSVVNLSEDPDVHFKYIEAATKMGQFNEVERLCRDSNVYNPEKVKNFLKEAKLPEQLPLIIVCDRFNFVHDLILYLYQNQQFQAIESYVQRVNPSRTPEVIGGLLDVDCDENIIKQLLTTVNAQSISIDQLVSEVETRNRLKLLLPFLEATLQAGNTQQAVFNALAKIYIDSNNNPEKFLKENDQYDTLTVGKYCEKRDPNLAYIAYSKGQNDLELVNITNENSMYRAQARYLLERSDNQLWGFVLSENNIHRRSVVDQVTATAVPEANDPAKVSVAVSAFLENDLPLELIELLEKIVLEPSPFSDNENLQNLLLFTAAKADKARVMDYIHKLDNYNADDIAASCIEVGLFEEAFEIYKKADNKSAAVDVLIDNVVSIDRAQAYGEEVDLPEVWSKVAKAQLDGLRVADGIESYIKAEDPRNYLEVIEIATHAGKNEELVKYLRMTRKTLREPAIDTALAFCYARLDQLSELEDFLRGTNVANIEESGDKAYEEGLYEASKIFYTSISNWAKLATTLVHLSDYQAAVECARKANNIKVWKQVHEACVEKKEFRLAQICGLNLIVDAEQLQTLVKEYERNGYFDELISLLEQGLGLERAHMGMFTELGIALSKYHPDRLMEHIKIFWSRMNMPKMIKACEEANLWPELVFCYYHYDEFDNAALAVIERPENSWDHQQFKEIVVKVANLEIYYRAIKFYVEQHPSLLTDLLATLTPRIDVNRVVKIFQKNDDLPLIKPFLLNVQSQNKRVVNEAVNDLLIEEEDYKTLRDSVQNYDNYDATELANRLEKHDLIFFRQIAASIYRKNKRWEKSIALSKQDKLYKDAIETAALSAKIDIVSDLVQYFVDIGHRECYTGMLYACNELIRPDLVLELSWRHGLMDFSMPYMINLLCQQTKELATLKADNEARKAKEKEQEKTEDNTPILGASRLMITAGPTGMGSSPSPAPYGQANGFAPQPTGYGY, from the exons ATGGCGCCCCTACCCATCAAGTTTCAGGAGCTTGTCCAGCTCGCCAACGTCGGCGTGGACACCCAGAGCATCGGCTTCAACTCCTGC ACACTCGAGTCCGACTCGTACGTCTGCGTGCGAGAAAAGAAGAGCGAGGCCGCCCAACCCGAAGTTGTTATTATCGAGCTCAAGAATGGTAACAATGTTACTCGTCGGCCGATCAAGGCCGACAGTGCCATCATGCACTGGAACCGACAAGTCATTGCCCTCAAGGCTCAGTCTAGGACACTCCAGATCTTTGATCtcgagcagaagaagaagctgaagtcGTGTACCATGAACGAGGATGTTCAGTTCTGGAAGTGGATCAGCGAGAACGAGCTTGGTCTTGTCACAACGTCCAGCGTCTACCACTGGAACGTCTATGACGCTGGCCAGGACGCTCCCGTCAAGGTCTTTGAGCGTAATGCCAACCTCAAC GGCTGCCAGATCATCAACTACCGAGTCAACACTGATGGCAAGTGGATGGTCGTTGTTGGTATTTCATCGCAGCAAGGCCGCGTGGTCGGTGCCATGCAACTCTATTCTAAGGACCGAGGAATCAGCCAGGCCATCGAGGGTCATGCTGCTGCCTTTGGCACCCTGCGATTGGAGGGTGCTCCCCAAGACACCAAGCTTTTCAGTTTTGCTGTGCGGACAGCAACTGGCGCCAAGCTGCACATCGTCGAGGTCGATCACGCCGAGTCGAACCCAGTCTTCCAGAAGAAGGCTGTCGACATGTTCTTCCCCCCGGAAGCCACCAGCGATTTCCCCGTCGCCCTTCAGATCTCCCAGAAGTACGGTGTCGTCTACATGGTCACCAAGTACGGCTTCATCCACCTTTACGACCTCGAGACCGCCTCGTGCATCTTCATGAACCGAATCTCGAGCGAGACCATCTTCACAACATGCACCGACAACGACTCCTCGGGCATCGTCGGTATCAACCGAAAGGGTCAAGTCCTTTTCGTTACCATCGACGACGCCAACGTCATCCCTTACCTCCTCCAGAACCCTGCCAACACCGAGATGGCCATCAAGATGGCCTCAAGAGCTGGCCTTCCTGGCGCTGATAACCTCTATGCTCGCCAGTTCGAGCAGCTCTTCAACTCTGGCAACTACctggaggctgccaagattgCTGCCAACTCTCCCCGAGGCTTCCTGCGAACCGCCGAGACGATAGAGAAGTTCAAGCGTCTGCCTGCTCAGCCCGGTCAGATGGCCTTCACCCTTCAATACTTTGGAATGCTTCTCGACAAGGGTGCCCTGAACAGACATGAGACTATTGAACTGGCCCAGCCTGTTCTCCAGCAGAACCGCAAGCACCTGCTTGAGAAGTGGTTGAAGGAGGGCAAGCTGGACTGCTCCGAGCAGCTCGGTGACATGGTTCGCCCCTACGATGTTGGCATGGCCCTCACCATTTACCTGAAGGCCGATGTTCCCCAGAAGGTTGTTGCTGGTTTCGCTGAGACTGGCCAATTCGACAAGATTCTCCCTTACTCGGCCCAGACTGGCTACCAGCCTGATTACATCCAGCTCCTTCAGCACATCACCCGTGTCAACCCCGAGAAGGGTGCCGAGTTCGCCAGCGCTTTGGCCAACAGCGAGCAAGGTCCCTTGGTCGACTTTGAGCGCGTGTGCGACATCTTCCAGGGTCAGGGTCTGATCCAGCAGGCCACTGCCTTCCTGCTCGATGCtctcaaggagaacaagcCTGAGCATGCTCGTCTCCAGACTCGCCTTCTGGAGATGAACCTGATGCATGCTCCTCAGGTCGCTGAGGCCATCCTGGGCAACGAGATGTTCACTCATTTCGACAAGTCCCGCATTGCCCAGCTCTGCGAGCAGGCCAACCTCCCCCAGAAGGCCCTCGAGCTCTACGAGGACCCCGAGTCTATTAAGCGTGTTATTGTCAACATTCCTGGTTCTCCCAACTTCAACCCTGAGTGGCTGACTACCTTCTTTGGCAAGCTCTCTGTTGAGCAGTCTCTGGACTGCCTcgatgccatgatgaagagcAACATCCGGCAGAACCTGCAGTCTGTTGTGACCATCGCAACTAAGTATTCCGATCTTCTCGGAGCCGTTCGTCTGATCGACCTCTTTGAGAAGTACAAGACTGCTGAGGGTCTCTTCTACTATCTGGGTAGCGTCGTGAATCTGTCAGAAGACCCCGATGTGCACTTCAAGTACATCGAGGCTGCCACTAAGATGGGCCAGTTCAACGAGGTCGAGCGGTTGTGTCGCGATAGCAACGTGTACAACCCCGAGAAGGTGAAGAACTTCCTCAAGGAGGCTAAGCTCCCCGAGCAGCTTCCTCTGATCATTGTCTGCGACCGCTTCAACTTCGTCCATGACCTGATTCTGTACCTCTATCAGAACCAGCAGTTCCAGGCCATTGAGTCGTATGTTCAGCGTGTCAACCCCAGTCGAACTCCCGAGGTTATTGGCGGTTTGTTGGATGTCGACTGTGACGAAAACATTATCAAGCAGCTGTTGACCACTGTTAATGCCCAGTCGATCAGCATTGATCAGTTGGTTTCCGAGGTCGAGACACGAAACCGACTCAAGCTTCTGTTGCCCTTCCTCGAGGCTACCCTCCAGGCTGGCAACACGCAGCAGGCCGTGTTCAACGCTCTTGCCAAGATTTACATCGACTCCAACAACAACCCCGAGAAGTTCCTCAAGGAGAACGACCAGTACGATACCCTCACTGTTGGAAAGTACTGCGAGAAGCGAGACCCCAACCTGGCCTACATTGCCTACTCTAAGGGCCAAAATGATCTGGAGctcgtcaacatcaccaacgaGAACTCCATGTACAGGGCTCAGGCTCGATACCTGCTTGAGCGTTCTGACAACCAGCTTTGGGGATTTGTGTTGAGCGAGAACAACATCCACCGCCGCTCCGTCGTTGATCAGGTCACTGCCACGGCTGTTCCTGAGGCCAACGACCCTGCCAAGGTGTCCGTGGCTGTGTCTGCCTTCCTTGAGAACGATCTTCCCCTCGAGCTtattgagcttctcgagaagATTGTTCTGGAGCCCTCACCTTTCAGTGACAATGAGAACCTTCAGAACCTGCTTCTGTTTAccgctgccaaggctgaCAAGGCTCGTGTCATGGACTACATCCACAAGCTCGACAACTACAATGCCGACGATATTGCCGCTTCTTGCATTGAGGTCGGTCTCTTCGAGGAAGCTTTCGAGATCTACAAGAAGGCCGACAACAAGTCTGCCGCCGTCGATGTCCTGATTGACAACGTTGTCAGCATTGACCGTGCCCAGGCTTATGGTGAGGAGGTTGACCTGCCCGAGGTCTGGAGCAAGGTTGCCAAGGCCCAGCTTGATGGTCTTCGAGTCGCCGACGGTATTGAGTCCtacatcaaggccgaggacccTAGGAACTACCTTGAAGTCATTGAGATTGCTACTCACGCTGGCAAGAACGAGGAGCTCGTCAAGTATCTCCGCATGACTCGCAAGACCCTCCGCGAGCCTGCCATCGACACAGCTCTTGCTTTCTGCTATGCCCGCCTCGACCAGCTCAGCGAGCTCGAGGATTTCCTCCGAGGCACCAATGTCGCCAACATCGAGGAGTCTGGTGACAAGGCCTACGAGGAGGGTCTCTACGAGGCCTCCAAGATCTTCTACACCAGCATTTCCAATTGGGCCAAGCTGGCCACCACCTTGGTCCACCTCAGTGACTACCAGGCTGCTGTCGAGTGCGCCCGCAAAGCCAACAACATCAAGGTGTGGAAGCAGGTGCACGAGGCTTgcgtggagaagaaggagttcCGATTGGCTCAGATCTGCGGTCTCAACCTGATCGTTGACGCTGAGCAGCTCCAGACTCTCGTTAAGGAGTACGAGCGCAACGGCTACTTCGATGAGCTCATCAGCCTACTCGAGCagggtcttggccttgagcgtGCCCACATGGGCATGTTCACCGAGCTGGGTATTGCTCTCTCCAAGTACCACCCCGACCGCCTCATGGAGCACATCAAGATCTTCTGGTCTCGTATGAACATGCCAAAGATGATCAAGGCCTGTGAGGAGGCAAACCTCTGGCCTGAGCTCGTCTTCTGTTACTATCACTACGACGAGTTCGACAACGCCGCTCTTGCTGTCATTGAGCGGCCCGAGAACTCTTGGGACCACCAGCAGTTCAAGGAGATCGTCGTCAAGGTTGCCAACCTGGAGATCTACTACCGCGCTATTAAGTTTTACGTGGAGCAGCACCCCTCTCTGCTCACTGATCTCCTGGCCACCCTCACTCCTCGCATCGATGTTAACCGTGTTGTCAAGATCTTCCAGAAGAACGATGACCTTCCTCTCATTAAGCCTTTCCTCCTCAACGTGCAGTCACAAAACAAGCGTGTGGTGAACGAGGCTGTCAACGACCTtctcatcgaggaggaggattaCAAGACTCTTCGCGACTCTGTCCAGAACTACGACAACTATGATGCCACTGAGCTGGCCAACCGCCTGGAGAAGCACGACCTGATCTTCTTCCGCCAGATCGCTGCCAGCATCTACCGCAAGAACAAGCGCTGGGAGAAGTCGATTGCTCTGTCCAAGCAGGACAAGCTGTACAAGGATGCCATCGAGACTGCTGCTCTGTCCGCCAAGATCGATATTGTCAGCGACCTCGTTCAATAC TTTGTCGACATTGGCCACCGCGAATGCTACACTGGCATGCTCTACGCCTGCAATGAGCTCATCCGACCTGACCTCGTCCTTGAGCTCTCTTGGCGCCACGGCCTCATGGACTTCTCCATGCCTTACATGATCAACCTTCTCTGTCAACAGACTAAGGAGCTCGCCACGCTCAAGGCTGACAACGAGGCCCGCAAGGCTAAGGagaaggagcaggagaagacggAAGACAACACCCCCATCCTGGGCGCTTCTCGACTCATGATTACTGCTGGCCCTACCGGCATGGGCTCCAGCCCCTCGCCTGCGCCATACGGTCAAGCCAACGGCTTCGCACCGCAGCCCACCGGCTACGGCTACTAG
- a CDS encoding MFS domain-containing protein, whose product MSAHGDRGFKRAPNPAGMSQRGVICRDTTHTWDRGSNGIPNSGPHSTPASTTPCAPDARISRLPQPYEIPGNDLGDNLSALNGEPFKYVGFPACLQGPPPLVTSLTSQYLSQVITCLAEMTTTITEKLRDEPRDSIAGHEKTDSQSDAPTLHEPEQDGVDRAPGDGTPKDEEKEWVGGWKLASLMISITLAAFLMLLDMSIIVTAIPQITSDFHSLQDIGWYGSSYNLASAALQPLSGKLYTYFNTRWLFLGFLFLFELGCLICGVAQNSITLIMGRTIAGIGSSGIQNGALTMIAASVPLHKRPALVGILMAGAQLGLVIGPLLGGAFTEYTTWRWCFYINLPIGAVCTALILFVHVPDRRVQTTDTARQIITSKLDLTGFVLFAPFTVMFLLALQWGGIDYSWDSATIIGLFCGGGALFAIFMYWEYRVGDGAMIPIPVIRTRQVWTACLTQLFLFSTIIVASYYMPIYFQSIKEATPFESGVDMLPSILSQLAAAISSGLLAQKVGYYLPFATTSAVLSAVANGLFSTMGPHTRTVTWAGYQILAGFARGLGMQMSIIAVQAHTSPEMTSVATAVLVFSQTFGGAIFVSIANVIFNNKLHDELVSRLPNLDVDKIIDAGASGVRQVVSTKDLPEALMSYSNAVSATFYLAVAASCAMFFTSFGIGWKDIRKKAPAKAGDA is encoded by the exons ATGTCAGCACATGGGGATCGGGGCTTTAAAAGAGCACCGAACCCGGCAGGAATGTCTCAGAGGGGCGTTATTTGCCGCGATACCACCCACACTTGGGACCGGGGTTCAAACGGAATCCCCAACTCCGGTCCGCACTCCACACCGGCGTCAACAACACCATGTGCCCCCGATGCCCGGATCAGTAGGCTCCCCCAGCCCTACGAAATTCCCGGTAATGATCTCGGAGATAATTTATCTGCCTTAAATGGCGAACCATTCAAATATGTCGGGTTCCCGGCTTGTCTTCAAGGTCCGCCACCTCTTGTCACTTCACTTACATCTCAATACTTGAGTCAAGTCATTACATGTCTTGCCGAGATGACTACGACAATCACCGAAAAGTTGCGGGACGAGCCTCGTGACAGTATTGCTGGCCATGAAAAGACCGACTCTCAATCCGATGCCCCTACGCTACATGAGCCGGAGCAAGATGGTGTTGACAGGGCCCCTGGAGATGGTACGCCAAAGGACGAGGAAAAGGAGTGGGTTGGAGGATGGAAGCTCGCGAGTTTAATGATTTCCATTACTCTTGCTGCTTTCCTGATGCTCTTGGATATGTCCATCATTGTTACT GCAATCCCTCAAATCACGTCCGATTTCCACTCGCTACAAGACATAGGATGGTATGGCAGTTCATACAATCTTGCCAG CGCTGCTCTACAACCCCTTTCTGGCAAACTATACACATACTTCAACACAAGG TGGCTCTTCCTGGGCTTCCTGTTCCTCTTCGAGCTAGGGTGTCTTATTTGTGGCGTCGCCCAAAACTCCATCACGTTGATCATGGGACGAACCATTGCCGGCATTGGCAGCTCGGGAATCCAAAACGGAGCACTCACCATGATTGCGGCCTCGGTCCCTCTGCATAAGCGCCCTGCTTTGGTAGGAATCCTCATGGCTGGTGCTCAACTTGGCTTGGTTATTGGACCTTTGCTCGGTGGAGCCTTTACCGAGTACACAACTTGGCGATGGT GCTTCTACATCAACCTTCCGATCGGCGCCGTCTGTACTGCTCTCATCTTGTTCGTCCATGTTCCCGATCGTCGAGTCCAAACTACCGATACGGCCCGCCAAATCATCACCTCCAAGCTCGATCTCACCGGCTTCGTCCTATTCGCCCCTTTTACCGTCATGTTCTTGCTCGCCCTCCAGTGGGGCGGCATCGACTACTCCTGGGACTCTGCTACTATCATCGGGCTTTTTTGCGGTGGGGGTGCTCTCTTCGCCATCTTCATGTACTGGGAGTACCGGGTCGGGGATGGCGCTATGATTCCTATCCCCGTCATTCGGACGAGGCAGGTCTGGACTGCGTGCCTGACACAGCTGTTTCTCTTCTCCACCATCATTGTGGCTTCTTATTACATGCCCATCTACTTCCAGTCTATCAAGGAGGCGACGCCGTTCGAAAGTGGTGTCGATATGCTTCCCAGTATCCTTAGCCAGCTGGCGGCTGCTATCTCTAGCGGTCTTCTTG CTCAAAAAGTAGGATACTATCTGCCCTTTGCTACCACGAGTGCAGTACTCTCCGCTGTCGCCAATGGACTGTTCAGCACCATGGGCCCCCATACTCGAACCGTCACTTGGGCCGGTTACCAGATCCTGGCTGGTTTCGCTCGCGGATTGGGCATGCAGATGTCCATCATCGCAGTGCAAGCTCACACAAGCCCTGAGATGACCTCAGTCGCGACCGCAGTTCTGGTTTTTTCCCAAACTTTTGGCGGAGCCATCTTTGTCTCCATCGCCAatgtcatcttcaacaacaagctCCACGACGAGCTCGTCTCACGACTTCCAAACCTCGACGTGGATAAAATCATCGACGCGGGTGCCTCTGGTGTTAGACAGGTTGTGTCAACAAAAGATCTCCCCGAGGCTTTGATGTCTTACTCTAATGCTGTGAGCGCAACTTTTTACCTCGCTGTGGCAGCGTCTTGTGCCATGTTCTTTACTTCGTTTGGTATTGGATGGAAGGATATCCGAAAGAAGGCTCCTGCAAAGGCGGGAGATGCTTAG